The Actinomycetota bacterium genomic interval ATATTACCAGCAGGCAGCGACGCGCAAATGCCAAGTCTGCAGTTTGGCATTGAAGGATTGGACGATATTGACCGATTATCAGAGAATGAGGGCGCTCTATGTTGATCCGGCAGCTCTCCGCCGACCCGGCGCACTGAAGGGTTTGTTATGGACAAAGAGTTGCAGAGGATTCTGGAAGATGTCGTCCGCGGAATTGCGGCGGCCGGAAAGGCCCTGCGCCTCTACCCCGCTACAAGCCCTATCCCTCAACAGTCGATCGACCGGGCACACGTTGCCATCGAGCGCTTCCTGGCCAGCTCGGACATCTTGACGCTGACGGTCGCGCGCGATGGACTAGAGCACCGGGGCGAGGCGATTTCCAGCGGCGTCCCAGGAGTGGCTGACATCACGACGGCCTTGCGAAGCCACGATATCGCCGAGATCAGCTTCTTGCCAGGGTGCTCGGCCAACGAGCTCATAGCGCTGCTCTCGCTGCTGCTGAAAGAAGCCGACGAAGTCCGAAGTCAGGGTGGCCTGGCAGGCGCTCTCGTCGTCTCGGGCTCCAGCAATATCCGGGTCTCGGAGGTGCGACTGCAAGTTGCCGAGGAGATGGTAGCTCAAGCCGACGTTGATGAAGCCGAGTTCCTCAAGGCCCTCGCGGACGACCCCGGACGCCTCGCTACCTGGATGATGGCGGCAGCCTCAAGCGATTCGATCACCTATGAAGAAGGACTAACTGAGCTGGCTGCGGCGGCGGGCCACGACGGCCTTCAGCGACTTCAGGGAAACCTGGCTGCGGCCTTTCTCCTTCAGCCCAGCGAAGGCAAGGATGTTTTTCTCGAAGTGGCCATGGGCGAAGGCCATAACCGAAGTCTTCTCGGCGAAACGCTCAACATGTTGCGCGATACCGATATCGCCGTCGCGGTGACCGAAGGGCTTTACGGCAAGAATATGCTCTCGCTGTCCAGCGCCCTGACCCGCCTGCCCATCGAGCACAGGCTTACCACAGTTCATCAATCGGTCAACCAGTTGCTAGCCGATACATCCAAGTCCGGGAAGGAGCTGTCATTTCTCGAGCACATGATGGGCGTTCGCTCTCTGAACAACCCTGAGCTACCGCTCGCAGAGAGGGACGACTCTTATCAACAAGTCGCCGCTCTCACCAGCATGACGCCCGATGAGATTCTCGGCATTCGCGACACCGCTCTGGCCTCATCGAAATCGGCGTTCACTCATGGGGTCACCGTGATGTTGACACTTCTTGATCAGCAAACAGACTTTGCGCTGTACTGCGAAAACCTCGATGGGCTGGCCGCTCTGGTGCCCGCACTGCTGGACGAGGGCGACTTCGATCAGGCGCTTCGGATAATGCGCGAACTGCACCTGCGCTCTGAACGCTCGGTCCAGCCCTGGCCGGAGCTGGGCGAACGACTTTTCGCAGCCATCACGAAGGCTTTGCCGGAACGCTCAATGCGAGTGATCCTGGGTACGGTCATCGACGATGAGTCGCGCCTGCAAGACGCCAGGGAGCTCGTAAGGCTCGCTGGCGATTCCGCCGCAAGCACGTTGACGGTCGCCGGAATCGCCCTGGGCGAACCCGGACTCCAGGCAGCCGAGGCCATCGTCGGCAGGAGATTGCTTGACCTGCTCACGGTCCTGGCCGGCTCAACTCAATGGCATCATCTGGCGCCTGTAGTACACAGGCTCGCGCGAGACGGCAGCCCCAGATCTCTGCAAACCATACAGGCGCTCGCAGGCAACCCCGCGGAGCAGTTTCGCCGCGAGGTCGCATCCGGGCTAGCCGAGACCAGTATTGACTCCGCGATCGAAATACTTGGGGCAATGACCAGGGATGCCAGCCCGGAAGTCGCTGTAACGGCTATCCGCTCACTGGCGCGAAACGGGTCACCTCACGCGGTTTCAACTCTCGTCAAAACACTGGAGGCCATCGACATAGACGCGAAAGACTTCCTGCTGGCAAGAGAGATTATCGGGGCTCTTGCCAGAATCGAGGCGGCAGAAGCAGCGGAGGCTCTGAGCCGGCTCTCTCGGCGCAAGGCGTTTATCAAGCGTGGGCATTTCAATGAGATTCAAGAACTTGTACGCCGTGCCATTGAGTACAGAGCCGGTCAGAGGAGCGAAGCATGACCCGGGCCGCCAACTTAGTCGCCGCTTTAGCCTCAAGCCGAAAGGCCTCTCAGCTATACCCCAAGACGCATCCCGCTTTTGTGGAGGCGCTCGAGACACTATTGTCATCCGCAGCCACGCTGACCGCCGAGAAAACCTTCACCCTGAACCTTCACAAAGGTCACCTCTATCAGGACAGCACCGTGATACCCGACGATGCCCCTGGTGTCAGATCTATCATCGAAGCGCTCGAACAACGCAAGGTTGAAAGCATCACGCTGCACGCTGGCTTTCAATCCCAGGACGCGATCGCGCTGATCGACGTTTTGGGGCTTCGCCCCTCTCCGGATCTGAACATAGAGAGCGAACTGGCGCTTCGCGGCGCAGTCCATGTGTCGATCGCGCACATAGCCGACGACGAGGATAAAGAGCAAAAGGAGAGGGATCTCGCTCGCGAAAAGAACCTCGAATTGCATCGACGGCTGGTGGGCCTGATGAATTCGATGATCGAAGAATCCGTAAGGCTAGGAAGTGTCGATACCGGGAATATCGATCGCTCCGTCGAGGAAATGGCCGCACGTCTTCTTGAGAACCGTGGAGCGATTCTGGGCCTTGCCGCCCAAGGCAGGACCGGCAACGATCACATGCACCATGCCCTGGCTGTCATGATCTACTCTCTGGCGCTGGGCGCAACCCTGGGCCTGCCCCCTGAAGGGCTTTCCGCTCTGGGCTCGGCAGCCCTTTTGCACGATATCGGCAAGGCAAGCCCCCGCACAAACGAAGCACTGCCGATAGAGTCCATCTACCTGTCGCATCCCCAGCTAGGGGCGGAGCTGCTCGCCCGGCACGCAGAAAAAGACCCTTCGCTGATGTTGGTGGCTTACGAGCATCATATGCACGTTGATGGTGGCGGATTTCCCGAGGCTCCGTCCGGGTACATTCCACACCCATACAGTCGGATCGTTGCGATCGCCAACAGATATGCGAACTTGACCGCTCCGGGCGCCAGCGGTGATCCGCAAACCCCTGACCAGGCTCTTTTAAGCATAATTCGCGAGGCGGGAACGGTGTTCGACCCGCACTACGCGAAGCTGTTCGCAAAAGCAATGGGTGTCTTCCCGGTTGGGTGCATCGTGCGGCTGACCGACCACTCCGTGGGAGTCGTAACCGAGCCGGGCCCAGACCCCCTGCTGCCCAAGTTGCTAATGATCTACGGTACCAATGGAATCGCGCTGGAGCCTCCTTATAGCCTGGACCTTTCCGACAGCACCCTGTCAATCGTGGAAATAGTCGCTTCGGAGAGCCTGGGGCTGACGGTCGCCGACTACCTGTAGGCACACGCCTATATATCTCCGCGCAAGCTCGAAGGCTACTGTGGAGTAATCTTTTGCAGCACAAGTGCGATCAGAGCGAGCCTCCGGCTGCGATCCTGACAAGCCTCCACGAAAGCCGCTACCGATTCCCGCATTTCGGCAGAGGGCTTATATCGCAACAAGCCGCCGGCACTCTGAAGAATCTTGTCATCGCACAATACCCGGACTTCTGGCTCGAGCTCCTCGATTTTGCGCCCAAGCCGGGAAGCGAGCGCATTGATGTCCAGGACGGCATCCTGATTTCTATAAAAAAACACGAGGATATCCCATGTCAGCAAAGACCTGACATGGCGCTCGACGAATTTAACAACTGGAGACCCTAAAACCCACTCCAAATCGTGCAGCCTTGTCACCCCCTGCGCAAGGGATCAATACTTATAACCATTATCGGGAAAACTCATGTAATTGCTTAGCAACTATCAATAGCTCCAGCCTAGCACACATGTTAGCCTAATTAGT includes:
- a CDS encoding HEAT repeat domain-containing protein, translated to MDKELQRILEDVVRGIAAAGKALRLYPATSPIPQQSIDRAHVAIERFLASSDILTLTVARDGLEHRGEAISSGVPGVADITTALRSHDIAEISFLPGCSANELIALLSLLLKEADEVRSQGGLAGALVVSGSSNIRVSEVRLQVAEEMVAQADVDEAEFLKALADDPGRLATWMMAAASSDSITYEEGLTELAAAAGHDGLQRLQGNLAAAFLLQPSEGKDVFLEVAMGEGHNRSLLGETLNMLRDTDIAVAVTEGLYGKNMLSLSSALTRLPIEHRLTTVHQSVNQLLADTSKSGKELSFLEHMMGVRSLNNPELPLAERDDSYQQVAALTSMTPDEILGIRDTALASSKSAFTHGVTVMLTLLDQQTDFALYCENLDGLAALVPALLDEGDFDQALRIMRELHLRSERSVQPWPELGERLFAAITKALPERSMRVILGTVIDDESRLQDARELVRLAGDSAASTLTVAGIALGEPGLQAAEAIVGRRLLDLLTVLAGSTQWHHLAPVVHRLARDGSPRSLQTIQALAGNPAEQFRREVASGLAETSIDSAIEILGAMTRDASPEVAVTAIRSLARNGSPHAVSTLVKTLEAIDIDAKDFLLAREIIGALARIEAAEAAEALSRLSRRKAFIKRGHFNEIQELVRRAIEYRAGQRSEA
- a CDS encoding HDIG domain-containing protein translates to MTRAANLVAALASSRKASQLYPKTHPAFVEALETLLSSAATLTAEKTFTLNLHKGHLYQDSTVIPDDAPGVRSIIEALEQRKVESITLHAGFQSQDAIALIDVLGLRPSPDLNIESELALRGAVHVSIAHIADDEDKEQKERDLAREKNLELHRRLVGLMNSMIEESVRLGSVDTGNIDRSVEEMAARLLENRGAILGLAAQGRTGNDHMHHALAVMIYSLALGATLGLPPEGLSALGSAALLHDIGKASPRTNEALPIESIYLSHPQLGAELLARHAEKDPSLMLVAYEHHMHVDGGGFPEAPSGYIPHPYSRIVAIANRYANLTAPGASGDPQTPDQALLSIIREAGTVFDPHYAKLFAKAMGVFPVGCIVRLTDHSVGVVTEPGPDPLLPKLLMIYGTNGIALEPPYSLDLSDSTLSIVEIVASESLGLTVADYL